In Armatimonadota bacterium, the following proteins share a genomic window:
- a CDS encoding hydroxyglutarate oxidase encodes MKWSDVLIVGGGIVGLATAYQLTRNYPRLRVRVLEKEQRLAQHQSGRNSGVLHSGIYYKPGSLKALTCRRGKSLMQAFCEREQIPFEICGKVIVATEQRELPTLQMLAERGRENGVQCEIISVERLHEIEPHAAGIQAIYVPEAGIVDFRQVCERLAERVREAGGEVVMGAKVFAMREVSDGVEVRTTQGDFAAHYFVNCAGLYSDEIAKLGGVRLPARIVPFRGEYYLLSKEARGLCRNLIYPVPDPQFPFLGVHFTRTISGEVECGPNAVLAFAREGYHKTDIHWRELWTTLAYPGFWRLARRYWRTGFGEMWRSVNKRAFVRSLQRLVPDVREEYLHPAQAGVRAQAVAPDGKMLDDFVWVDTPRAVHVLNAPSPAATASLAIGEQIVHRLAERF; translated from the coding sequence ATGAAGTGGAGTGATGTGCTTATCGTCGGAGGGGGCATCGTTGGGCTGGCGACTGCCTACCAGCTGACCCGCAACTACCCTCGCCTGCGCGTGCGGGTGTTGGAAAAAGAACAGCGACTCGCGCAGCATCAGTCGGGCAGGAACTCCGGTGTGCTGCATTCCGGCATCTACTATAAGCCGGGCAGTTTGAAGGCACTGACCTGCCGCCGGGGCAAGTCGTTGATGCAGGCGTTCTGCGAGCGCGAGCAGATACCTTTTGAGATATGCGGTAAGGTCATTGTCGCGACCGAGCAACGTGAACTGCCCACCCTGCAGATGTTGGCGGAGCGCGGTCGCGAGAACGGTGTGCAGTGTGAAATCATTTCTGTTGAGCGATTGCATGAGATAGAACCTCACGCTGCAGGCATTCAGGCCATCTATGTGCCCGAAGCGGGTATCGTCGACTTCCGTCAGGTTTGCGAAAGGCTGGCAGAGAGAGTGCGCGAAGCGGGCGGCGAAGTGGTTATGGGTGCAAAAGTGTTCGCGATGCGCGAAGTATCCGATGGTGTGGAAGTTCGTACTACTCAGGGAGATTTTGCCGCTCACTACTTCGTGAACTGTGCTGGGCTTTACTCCGACGAGATAGCGAAGCTCGGCGGTGTTCGCCTCCCCGCGCGAATCGTGCCCTTTCGGGGCGAGTACTATCTACTTTCCAAAGAGGCGCGGGGGCTTTGCCGGAACCTGATATATCCCGTGCCGGACCCGCAGTTTCCGTTCCTCGGCGTGCATTTCACGCGCACCATCTCGGGAGAGGTGGAGTGCGGACCGAATGCGGTGCTGGCTTTTGCCCGGGAGGGCTACCACAAAACCGACATACACTGGCGCGAGCTGTGGACAACCCTGGCATACCCGGGTTTCTGGCGACTTGCACGACGATACTGGCGTACAGGGTTCGGTGAGATGTGGCGGTCAGTCAATAAGCGCGCGTTCGTGAGGTCTTTGCAGCGCCTTGTGCCCGATGTTCGTGAGGAGTATCTGCACCCGGCGCAGGCTGGTGTGCGCGCTCAGGCAGTAGCACCCGACGGCAAGATGCTGGACGATTTCGTGTGGGTAGATACCCCGCGCGCAGTACATGTGCTGAACGCTCCCTCTCCAGCAGCCACCGCCTCACTGGCTATCGGGGAGCAAATTGTGCACAGGCTGGCGGAAAGGTTCTGA